The segment ttttaaaaacaaagccagtTAAGTTAAAGGTGTTCATTCTTTGGGACTTGTGGTGTGATTCTGCTTTCTCAAGTGTTCTACAGCTAATTCAGAAGTTAATTTACAGTTAAGATCATGAACTGAATCCATGGGTTCACAAGTTGCAGCCTCTCTTCCCacatacagaatattttaattgttgGGCCATCACCTACTGCTCTGATagttcaaaattaaaataattcatgtgCAGACAGATACCAACAAAAACTTCAAAAACGGAGAAAAAGCATCCTGCAAGGCACACAGGGATCTACAACTTATTAGATATGGGAACACATGGAAGGAAGGCCATCCAAGTGGCCACTGAGTAGCATGATCACAGAGCTATGAATTTAAACTGCAAACAAAATCAAGCCTTGCCACGTGAGTTGTATCCTCACAGGAAAGAGGCAAACACTGCAGAGCACTCAGCCTGAGAGAAGGAACAGCCACGGCCTCTAAAGCCCGGCCTCCAGGGGGCTCTCCCCGTCCTCCAGGCCGGGCTCTCCCGCCCTCTGCTTGCCGAAACACCAGCACGTACCTTCTGTCCTCTGATCCAGCTCTCGCATCAGCTGGAAGTTCCTCTGCAGCTCGCATGGCAGATTCTCAATACCTACAATAAAAACGCTGCTAAACGCTCTGAGCAACCTTATCAAcggaaggcatccctgcccatggcaggggctggaacgAGATGAGTTtaaaggtccttcccaacccatCCTGCGAGTCACGCACCGTGAGCCGCCCGCTCACCTCAGCAGGCCTTGAGTACCTGTCTGGCTGCTGGGCCGGCACCACGGCCCAGCCgaggggacaggagaggggacCCCGAGCGGATGGACGGGACAGGAGCGGGATCtagagcagagggaggggacGGGAGCGGGACCCCAGGcggaaggaggagaaggaccAGGATCCCCACCCCGCTGACCCCCACAGCCGCCATGGCTTCACTCCCACTCCCCAGCGCGCACTGCTGACGTAGCCCGGCGCAGGATGATGACGCAAGCCCTGTGccaccgccccccccccccactcccccGCGCTGCCCGTGGCGCAGTTTTAATTcccgcgctgccgccgccgccgccaccccCGCCCCGatcccgccgcccccgccccgtTCCCCGTCCCTGCCCCTCCgcagcccccgccccgcgctcACTGTCCAGGTAGTGCTCCAGGTACATGGCAGTCGCCATCTTGCGGCCCGcgcgccgctccccgccgcccgccgggccCGCATGACAAGGCCCGCGGCCTCATCCCGTATTCACGGCCCGCCCGCCGCCCATTggccgccgccaccgccggcGGCGCTGCATATTCATGAGGGGCGGGGCGGACGGCGATTGGCGGGCGCGGCGGaaggggcggggccgggccgtgTGGGGCGGTGATGGCGGCGCGGCGCGGAGCTCTGATCGCGCTGGAGGGCGTGGATCGCGCCGGGAAGAGCACGCAGTGCCGGCGGCTCGTGGAGGCCCTCAGGGAGGCCGGGCACCGCGCCGACCTCCTCCGCTTCCCGGGTACGGCGCGATGGGGCTCAGCCCGccgagggagggagggaaggagcggGAGGCCGGCCGGAGGCTCTCGTGGCGCGCCCGAGCTTTGGGCGGGCCCGCGTTTGAACGGAGGGACCGCCCCCGCCATGAGCAATagagccctcccagcctggaCGGACCGACCGCCTCCCACCGGACAGACGGGCGTCCCGGGAGGATAGACTCGTCCCGTCCCGGACAGACAGACCCCCCGGGCGGATGCACTCCTCCCGTCCCGGACAGACAGGCAGACAGGCTTTCATCCTGGATGGACCGAGCTCTTCCCCCCCCAGCCTGTCACAGGCAGGTAGATCCAGCCCCTTATGCACTGACCTTTTCCCACCTGTGGCAAATAAGCATCCCCTCACCTGGACATCCTGCCATCCCTgatggacagacagactgaTCTCATCCCATCCATGACAGACCAGCCTCTCACctctgacagacagacagattcCCGCCGTGGATGGACTGACCTCGTTCCATCCATAACACACAAACagaccctgctctgctcagaccgACTTCCCACCCGTGACAGACAGACCCCTCCCCGGACAGATGGACAGCCCTCTGGGAAGAGCAGTTCAGGGCAGCCTTTGCATGTTCTGTGTTTCCTGCAGACAGGACGACAGAGATTGGGCAGCTGATCAGCTCCTacctggggagggagaagaacCTGGAGGACCACACCATCCACCTGCTCTTCTCTGCCAACCGCTGGGAGCACGTGTAAAGATGATGTTTGCTCAGCTGGGATAGAAAAATGGGTGGGGTTGGATCCCAGGGGGTTTGAGCTTGCAGTGGGCACAGAAAGTACAAGAATGTGATCCTGTTCAGACAGAGAATAGGCTGGCAATGGTGTCTTAAGGACTCTTACAGCTTTGgatttaatcacagaatcacaaaatggtttgggttggcaggGACATAAAGTCCATCCAGTTCCACTCCTTGCcatggcaaggacaccttccactgtcccaggctgctccaagccctgtccaacctggccttggacacttccagggatccaggggcagccacagcttctctgggcaccctgtgccagggcctcacctccctcacagggaagaatctcttcccaacatcccatctaaccctgcccttgTAATCTTAGATGAGATCCTacagtttggtttttgtttttttgaatcATTGGTGCCATATTTCCAACTCCTGTGCTGTACTGGCTTAAAACATTGGGCAGCTGAGACTGAGCCAGTTCAGGCTGTGAATTTACTCCCTTTCCTGAAGATACCTTGCTTTGCCAGGCAGCCCCTGTGAGTGACAGTGCTTAAGGAATTGTGCCCAAATTTCCCCTGTAGCCAAAGGCTGCGTTCAGCCAACTGGCTGTCCTTGTTTTAGTCACAGAGCCTGTGTGTGGATGTGGGGAAACCACTGTTGGCTGTTGGTTTTACCTGGAAATACAGATTCCAAACTGTTCTCATTTCACAGAAAAGctttgctggctctgctgtAGTGGCAGTGCCAGTTAAGCAGAAGGCACAGAAGTGAGCTCTGAGAAGAAGTGTCATGAATAAAGGTGGCAGAGCACATCAGAAAATCTGCTGTACCACCTAAAAAGGGAAGAGGACTGAGCTGTCCATGTCAATATAGTTTATTTGTGATCTTGCTTggaagccctggagctgcctagagcagtgcccagtgctgccACGCTGAGTTTGGGTGTCATGAGAGGGTATTTGGTCAGTGCCTGGTGGGGAATACAAACAGCTCTTCACCTgccacctgcagcacagctgaccTCCTTTAATGATGGAGTTAATCTTGGAGTTTTAGATGAACTCCTTTCATTCCTGTCACCATAAAGGAGTGCAGCTTTGTTATTTTATCTCCCCCGTGGTTTCAGGCCAATGAtgaaggagaagctgcagcaggggatCACGGTGGTGGTTGACAGATATGCCTTCTCTGGAGTGGCCTTCACAAGTGCCAAAGGGGTGAGTGagacctgcagcagcccctgcccctctctgcttGGGGAATCAGCCCCAGGTTGTTGGTGTGGATGGCCCAGGGGCCATTCTTCTGGGAGGTGAGGGATGGAAGGTTCAGCTCAGATTTTAACATGGGCCCACCCTTCCCCAGAACAAGCAAAGAAACTTATTTGGTGACTTTTTGTAAGTCTGGACAGACTGCTGGACTGGAAGCTGACCTGTGTGACTCTGGAGAATGATTCTGGGAGTTTATTGAAGACTCTCTGCACTTGCTCAGGCTGCTGGCCCATCAATTTGTGGAACAGAAGCACATACATTAGAAGGGACCTGTGGAATTCTGCCTCCAGCAAGGCTGACATAAGCAAGCTGCTTGGGCCTACATCCAGCCAAGGTCTGAGTATCTTCAGGGATGTAGATCCATTCCTTTCTGGATTTTTCTCTGCTCACCTTCAGAGTAAAACCGATTTTCTTCATTTAGCCTGAATTTCTGGTATTCCCACTTGTGCCTTTTGGCTTTCAGAACTAGTCAGCTCTGTCAGCCTCCCTTGGAGCCATTCTGCACAGACACTCTGACCCCACTCCATCAGAAGTGTCCTGttcctgctgagcagccacCAATCCTCTAAGAGTGGTCACAGAAGCTCCAGGCAtgcctgcagcaccagctgtgaCCTGCATTCATTCCTGCCCAAGCCTTTCCTGCTTCCTGGAGGGACTGAGGAGATCCTGGGCCCCCAAGCCCTGCACCCTCACCTGCATCTTCTTTCAccctcctgctttcctggaCATTGTGTAGCTTGAGACAGATGCATTGAAGCATTTAGGTGCTAACCAGGTGTCtgcaaaacccccaaattaaGAGCCAGGATGTGTAACACGAGCTGAGTCACCCCAAAATAATGATCCCAAATCCTCATGGGCACAGCAAGGAAtgctctgctcctttctggtggggggaaaaagggtGTCTTAAAGTGTCTGCATTTCTTTGAATGTAGCTGGTgacctgcagggctcagccatGTGGATGCCACCCTTGGGAAGCAGGAATGGCATCCTTTGCTGCTGGAATGGGCCTCCTCTCTTTCTTAAAAGAATGGAGTTTGGCATGTTTTTCACTCAAGAAGCATTCCCAGGAGAAGGGGAGATGTTGATGCCCATACCTAACACAAAAGTCTGCTGGCTGCCAGAACTCACACCCAGGATGCTGTGGCACTTTCAGCTCCTCTTACTCCCTCATGGGATTGAAAAACCCACTGCACATACATCCCAATAATACCCAGATTACCAGCATACAGAACATCTGGGGAGAAACTGGAGGGCAGATGTGCCAGCTCCTCTTAGAGGGATTTAAGATGTGGATGAGCAGTAAGTGGATGCTGTAGTCTCACTATCGTCATGGATTCATTCATGGATGCCCTGGTGAAACTCTTCAAACCtgcaaaagctggaaaactgcaTCTGTTGTGTCTGGGCTGAAATTCTTGGGGAGGTGAGTATTGGGAAGGAGCCTCCAGGGGCTCAGAGAGATCTACATTGCAGCTGTGTGGTCTTGGTGTTTGGGAGCAGCTTTCTTTTGGACTGAGCAAGTTTTGGAATGGTAATGGCTGTGTGGAGGCTCAGAACGTGCCTTGGTGGAGCTCAGATGGGATCTGCAGGAGAGGCATGAAAAGCTTTCACTGTCTCCAACCTAAGTGGGCACAGGAGGTGCTGAACACCTGACAGAAGCTGCTCACCCCGCAATGAGCAGGGCTGAATTCCCACATGGTAAGCTGGGCTATCACCTGTTCAGTTCATGGCCTGTGCTGAGTGTTTTGGGTTGCAATTCCTGCCACCCTTGGCTGTTCCTTTCCTACCTCACTCCAGCCaacctgctgctttcctgtctctgtgtgtgtctcaCCTCACTCTGTTGTCCTTGCTTGGGGCAGAACTTTGGCCTGGACTGGTGCAAACAGCCTGATGTTGGGCTCCCAAAGCCAGACCTGATCCTGTTCCTCCAGTTAAacccagaagcagcagcagaacgAGGCAACTTTGGACAGGAACGTTATGAAACCAGCTCCTTCCAAGAGAAAGTTCTTCAGTGCTTCTATTGCCTCATGGAGGACAAGACCCTCAACTGGAAGGTGAGGAATTAACTCTGATGGGTTTGTCATGGACTGGGATGGGGTCTCTATTGAGAGCTCCCAGATTTTGCCTGTcacatccctgtgctgccccttcCCACTTCTGCTCAGGACATGTTGGGGACCAGCCAAGGGCATTGTGAGATGTGGCAGAGAGGGCACTTCCCTGTTCCAGGAGACACTGGTCAGCTCTTGGTGCACCTGGCATGAATCCCTAGCTAACCTGCCTCTGTCACACACCCCAGACACTGCCAGGAAACaacatgcagcagcagctccttctgttTCCCTTCACCCACCCTCACATCTACTTCTTAAATGCCTATTCCTGCATATATTGATTTCTCCCAAATGCACTCCAGAAACTGCAGAGAGGAGGTGTAATTAGCTCATTTCATGACTCAGGAAGAATAACATATTGAGTAATGGGGGGTAAGCAGATGTTAACAGCAaggtttttctcatttctgtgttctctgtTAATCTGTCCTGTATTTTTGTTGTCTTGGAAACAGACAGTGGATGCTTCAAAGAGCATTGAAGACTTGCACAGAGAAATCAAGTCCATTGCAAAGGAAACTATGCAGGAGGTTCAGAATAAACCTTTGGGAGAACTCTGGAAATGAAACTTCATACATGTCAAAAAGAATAAGGGAAAGGTCACTTGGATCTTCTGCACTTGGATGACTGTGACATGCCAGCAGCTTCAGCTTAGATCCTGTGTATTCTTTTGGGTCCAACATGCTGCTGATGTCCTTGTTATCATCTGTTCCTCCCTTCCAGCCTGCAGAGTCCCTTCTGCATTTTTGAAATGAGCATGTCATGAGTGTGTATCAAATTCCTTGTCAAAACCTCCCTCTCCCAAGCTCCTGTTCCAGCTCCAGTCCTGGAGTGCAGATGTGGGTGTGGAGCTCAGGGCCATCCCTGGACACAGACAGTTCCCATTTTTAGGGAACTGCCACGTTTCTGATCATTCTTCCTCTCTAGAAAATGCATCCCCCCCATGCTCAAACCAGTTTGTAGAAGATTTGCTAATAAATTACTCTTTTAAACATTTGGCACAGGGCATGTTTTTTCAATAGGAGAATTTATCTTCTAGAAGGATATATGGGAGGAGAAAGTGCTGCAGTTCAGGCACTAAATCCAAGGAAAACTGTTTGCTAGAGCTGTGGAATAAAAGGGAGAAGTGAATTTAATACTACtctccagctgtgagcaggtAAGAACCTGAAATAGATGGATGAGTTCATAGCAAGGCCAGTTTGGAGGACAAGTGGcacataaattattttagacTGGGCAAGATGAGAGGAACAGTCACTGGTGGCTCCTGCACACACCCTAGTGCAgtgtgaaagcagagcagctttaAATCACCAGAACAAACTGGAATGTTAATAATTTCCAAGGGACACTGAGAGATGGGCATGGCCAGGGGAGTTCAGGTCTCTGCTGGATGTTTGTCTCACCTTCCAGGATGGTGGACTGCTCTGATCTCCACAGACTAGACCCTCTCTAACTCAGAGAGAGGCAGATTGAACTGattcagggagagcagggagaggaagctaaatatttaaaactttgCTAATACAAGTATCAACTACACTGGCAAAAGCTTCCCTCCACAGCTGCCTAGCCCCTGCAATGCTGCATCAGGCCCTGACAGTAACACTGGGACAAGGCAACACACTGAACAGCCAGAAATGCCTGTTAAAGATCTAAGAGAGCTGACTTTAGCTCTGTTATCGGGGTTGTGTTAACACTCAGGTAAAATCTTGTCTGGCAGAGCTATCAAACATAAAACCATGAACGTGAAATAAACAGTAGAATCACAGactgatttgggttggaaagggatCTTAAGGATCATCTTTTtccatggtcagggacaccttccactggaccaggtcGCTTCAAGCTctgtccaagctggccttggatacttccaggaatggggcagccacagctgctctgggcaacctgtgccaggcctccccaccctctgaGTGAAAAATTTCCTCCCAGTATTCCCTCTaatcctgccctctggcagtgtgcagccattccctcttgtccaAAGTCCTTCTCCAGTTCCCTTGGGGCTCTGTACACACTGGACTCCCCTGGTGTACTGCATACTACCCACCACTGCCTTCAACATATGCAAGGACATCAGGACAGGCAAAAGATTTTACATCTGTTTATTCAGATAGAAATTGAAAGCAGATGAATGGAGCACAGCCCCacttcctctgctgcctcttcccctgaCTAcaagagagaagaggagaagcaggcagaaagcagcaaatAATAATTTAGTGACAGAAGCATTGTGATTCCCAGTTCAAACCTCTGCTTTCGGGTATCACAGGGACAGTTAGAGCATCAGTAGGTCAGTCACAGGGGAAACAGGTCATTTCTAGCCTGGTGGCATCACCCTTGGGCACACCACCATCATCTGACAGGTTCCAAACATGAATGCACAAACCAAAGCCTTGTAAACAGGGTTGAAGTGTGCAGCACACACCGAGGAAACCATGGCAGCACTTCCCTAGCAGTGTGCATGGAGACAGCTCTCCTCCACAGTTTACCCTCCTCTCTGTGGAGAAGGGCCCCAGGCAGAGCTACCAACTTAAAGCAGCTAAAATTTCCAGTATATTTGGATCTTCTCAAGGCACTCTGCCCTTCTTGGGATGGTCACCTGACAGGGGTTTCTCCAGGTTAGCTCCTACAACACCTCTGGGCACAATccacagggaggggagcaggcagaggcaaGGCAgcaacacagcacagaaacctACTCAACCTTCAGGAAccttttctgctttggaaagggAATGTCTGACAGGAGCAGATGGAGGAAGTGCTGACCAAGCCACCCAGGGCACCTCAAGAGGTTTTACAGCTTGGGTTTTTGGCAGGACATCACTTCCTAGTCACCATGCCAGCAGCACATTGGTGGACAGGCAGAAGCCTGGCACATGCCTGGCAGATCTCTGCTGCCTTGtttcagctctcccagctctggactctttttccagggctgtggaattcagttttctgttcaAAGCAGCTTTCCTGAAGGTATTTGCAGTAAAGACTATTCCATTGTAGAAGCACATGGACTGACTCACTGAGCAACACACGCATTTTCTACTCTTCCATTCCTTCTGTTATTTAAACTGGGATTGAGATGCTCCccaacagcacagcactgctccaaCACTTCACTTAATGAATTCCCAGTCACTTAGAAGTTCCCTCAATTCCCTTTCTATAGGTTGTGGACAGGAGAGGTAGTGCTGAGTGTCCTGCAGAGCATGAACAAGAGTTGTACCGTAGGGACCTGCACTCCGGAGGCTTCACAGCTGTCTGTGGGACGTGGCTGCTGTTCCCTGGCATTGTGAGCTGCAGTCCAGGTAGGCCAGTGAGAAGGGAAGCTGCTAAAGGCATTAACTGGACCTTTCTCCTGCTAAATGACGGGTGGGCTCTACTTAAGCTTCAGAGGGGAGTCCCCATGGAAGGATTCAGCGCTCTAAC is part of the Serinus canaria isolate serCan28SL12 chromosome 9, serCan2020, whole genome shotgun sequence genome and harbors:
- the DTYMK gene encoding thymidylate kinase isoform X1, which gives rise to MAARRGALIALEGVDRAGKSTQCRRLVEALREAGHRADLLRFPDRTTEIGQLISSYLGREKNLEDHTIHLLFSANRWEHVPMMKEKLQQGITVVVDRYAFSGVAFTSAKGNFGLDWCKQPDVGLPKPDLILFLQLNPEAAAERGNFGQERYETSSFQEKVLQCFYCLMEDKTLNWKTVDASKSIEDLHREIKSIAKETMQEVQNKPLGELWK
- the DTYMK gene encoding thymidylate kinase isoform X2, with translation MAARRGALIALEGVDRAGKSTQCRRLVEALREAGHRADLLRFPDRTTEIGQLISSYLGREKNLEDHTIHLLFSANRWEHVPMMKEKLQQGITVVVDRYAFSGVAFTSAKGLNPEAAAERGNFGQERYETSSFQEKVLQCFYCLMEDKTLNWKTVDASKSIEDLHREIKSIAKETMQEVQNKPLGELWK